A single Oncorhynchus keta strain PuntledgeMale-10-30-2019 unplaced genomic scaffold, Oket_V2 Un_contig_3061_pilon_pilon, whole genome shotgun sequence DNA region contains:
- the LOC127923680 gene encoding zinc finger protein 239-like: MKTHRDGNPSLLSAGALGPSTSRGPEHHQENHTVAASAAQENFNCPDLPPAQKHMTSQDSGEKASFFCSLCGEQFSEKAQLEEHRLAHNNKKPFPCPDCGKRFRSNYYVKIHMRMHTGERPYQCTECGKGFITEEGLKKHESAHRGERPHLCPECGKRFKQQSQLTCHFRMHTGQKSHLCSVCGKSYFREFDLKVHLRVHTGEKPHQCEECGKSFYYLQGLRQHQRTHAPKPIGPTRQLGRPKQSSSADIPNQSPRTGRPRPAPRVERPMPLPRVERPMPLGLPRVESDLERPIPLGLPRVESDLERPIPLGLPRVESDLERPHWQYWHL; encoded by the exons atgaaaacacacaGAG ACGGGAACCCCAGTTTGTTGTCTGCTGGTGCGTTAGGTCCCTCTACATCAAGAGGTCCTGAACACCACCAGGAGAATCACACCGTCGCCGCATCAGCAGCTCAGGAGAACTTCAACTGTCCAGATCTACCGCCAGCGCAGAAACACATGACGTCTCAGGACAGCGGAGAGAAGGCCTCTTTCTTCTGCTCGCTGTGTGGGGAGCAGTTCTCTGAGAAGGCACAGTTGGAAGAACACCGATTGGCTCACAACAACAAGAAGCCTTTCCCCTGCCCCGACTGTGGCAAGAGGTTCCGCAGTAATTACTACGTTAAGATCCACATGCGAATGCACACCGGGGAGAGGCCTTACCAATGCACCGAGTGTGGGAAGGGCTTCATCACAGAAGAAGGTCTGAAGAAGCACGAGAGCGCTCACCGGGGAGAGAGACCCCACCTCTGCCCCGAGTGCGGAAAGAGATTCAAGCAACAGTCCCAACTTACATGTCACTTCCGTATGCACACCGGACAGAAGAGCCACCTCTGCTCCGTCTGTGGGAAGAGTTACTTCAGAGAATTTGACCTCAAGGTTCACCTCAGAGTCCACACGGGAGAGAAGCCCCATCAGTGTGAGGAGTGCGGGAAGAGTTTCTACTATCTACAGGGGCTCCGGCAGCACCAGAGGACCCACGCTCCCAAGCCCATCGGACCGACCCGCCAGCTAGGCAGGCCTAAGCAGTCGTCCAGCGCGGACATACCGAACCAATCACCCAGGACGGGAAGGCCCAGGCCAGCTCCTAGAGTAGAGAGACCTATGCCTCTACCCAGAGTGGAGAGACCCATGCCTCTAGGCCTACCTAGAGTTGAGAGTGATCTGGAGAGACCCATACCTCTAGGCCTACCTAGAGTTGAGAGTGATCTGGAGAGACCCATACCTCTAGGCCTACCTAGAGTTGAGAGTGATCTGGAGAGACCTCACTGGCAGTACTGGCACCTTTAA